Genomic segment of Leopardus geoffroyi isolate Oge1 chromosome B2, O.geoffroyi_Oge1_pat1.0, whole genome shotgun sequence:
aatttattttttgaatccacgttagttaacatttagtgtaataatttcatgagtagaatttagtgattcatccccaaCATATAATTCCCAGTGTTCATACCAACACCCCTTCCTTAATGACcattacccattgagcccatttCTCCCCCCAACCTCGTTCCAGCAACCcttggtttgttttctgtatttaagagtctcttatggtttgcctccctctctgtttttaccttatttttccttctcttcccctatgttcatctttttttgtttcttaaattccacataggagcgaaatcctatgatatttgtctttccctgactgatgAGTGTCTAAGAGACCAAAATAAATTGTCCCTAGACCACTGCCCCTATATATAAGCTGACTAGCTTCAACTGAACATGTCTCCCACTCTGAAATAGAATATGCAAAGTAAGTTTATTTCAAGTGGTGATGGGAGCGGAGTGATATGTGTAATACATCAGTCAAGCcattacaagaaaaatatcacatattgatataattaattgaaaaaaatcatatataaggTTTTTGTAATATCCATACTAATGACAAATATtcatattaagttttaaaagcaaaattaacatGCCAATCAATGATTTTTATCAATAATTTGTTCAGATAATTAAAATATCCCTTGGATgaatcatattattttttcagaACCTAGTTCTATCTGCTTCAGATACTTCACCTAATTGTTCCATTTATGAATTCTCATTAGTTGGCAGtatataaataacaattttaaaagttattcccactatatgtatatgtgtatacatatagtggaaaaaatatgtatatacatttttaagttttttttaaaagtagaaaaagaagagaagcctACCCGTACTGCATTACTGGAGAGTCTCTCCCACCCATGACTCATCAGTATTATTATCCACCACTAAAAGTGATAAATTAAAGAATATggaccaatttcttttttaacattaaaagaaagaataacgatgtttaaaagaaaagttttaatgtACTTTCAATATGTCATTAAGAAAGCCCAACCAAAACAAATTAAACACATATcgctttctttggttttattgaaTAGTATCATCTTACAGGAATTacaaatagttatttatttttcaaaatttatggccaaactccttgttttgttttaaattttattaattaattaattatttatttattttgatatttttgacaaacagagagagtggggaggggcagagagagagggagacagaggatcccaagcgggctctgcactaagagtggagaacccaacatggggctcaaactcttgaattgtaagttcatgacctgagccgaagttggacatttaaccaactagcTACCCAGACAcaccttgttttaaattttaaaaagctatcctAATTTATTAGCACTGTGCCCAGTGACAAATTAAGTCATAtaatgatactttattttttttatcttatattgTTATTTCCCCCACCAGAAAATGAGTTCTATTCAATCAAAAAGAgtgttttattcatctatttcAACAAAACTCTGAAATCTAGAAGATATTTAGCTACtgaggtaaatgaataaatgaatgagtagatgAATAATTGGATAGGTGAATAAATGAACGattttgaacagatatttctttatattgttcAATGTGACAAGCATATAGATCCATAGAATAAAACACTATAATATAGTATCTGAAAAAAAGTATGCTTCAACCAAAGAATTGTCATACATCTTTTCACCATTTAGCTAAATTGAATGCCTGTGAATGACCAAAAACTCCATTCATCTATGTCTTTACTATAGTGTTCCCATCTTTTTGTAGATATTATTGCTCAGTCCATAATTTAGCacattattcttatattttatttatttttaaagtttttatttatttattttgaaagagagagagagagccagtgggggacagacagggagacagaatcccaagcaggctccacactgtcagtgcagagccagatgtgggacctgaactcacaaaccatgagatcatgacctgagccaaagtcaagaggcCAATGCCTAATTatcctgaaccacccaggctccccttaacatattatttttaaaactcagctccTAGTGaaaactggatggctcagtcagttgagcatccaactcttgatttcagctcaggttatgatctcactgtttggtgaattcaagcccacatGAGGCTCAGTGCTttatggagcctgctagggattctctctctctctctctgaccctcccccacttgtgctttctctgtctctctcaaaatgaataaataaacttaaagtccCTAATTTCTATGGACACTAAATATGGAATTATTAAAGATTGAAGTGTTACAAATCAAAAAGTTACCTCTAGATAATGTTTTAGAATTAGTCAATAAAATGAATCCAAAGTTAGGACTGAACTTTCTTCTATGCTTTCTGGGTTGTAGACTAAAATAAGTatcaaagaaagagggaaaccacCTTCCAAGATGGACCAGACTTTGAacaaaagttgcaggataaaaattGTGATCTCTCTATCACAAATCCCACTCCCATCCCACTAGTCTCCTTACTGCCCCTCTTACATCTTTGTTTCTGAGAGTGTAGATTAGAGGATTGAGGCTAGGCGTAACAACAGTATAAAAGAGGGCAATGAACTTGCCTTGATCTTGAGAACTTCCTGATGGTGGCTGCAGATATATGCACATGATTggaatgaaaaagagagacacaacCATAAGATGGGATCCACATGTTCCAAGGACTCTCTGAAGTTTGACTGATGACTGCATCCTAAACACAGCCAGGGCAATGGCAACATATGAGCTGAGAATCAGGATGAGTGGTATGAGGACGAAAATGGAGCTCATGATCAGGAGGGTCAGCTCATTAGCACGGGTATCAACACATGATAATCGCAGCACTGCTGGAACCTCACAAAAGAAATGGTCCACTTGGTGATGTCCACAGAGGGGGACCCAGAAGGTAAAGGAGGAATGAAGTGCTGAGGCGAAAAAGCCACTGACCCAGGAAGCCACAGCCAACAGGTGGCAGAAACGAGGGTTCATGAGCACGGTGTAATGTAGGGGTCTACAGACAGCTGCATAACGGTCATAGGACATGACCACCAGGAGGACACACTCTGTGGTTCCCAGTGCAAGGACAAAGTAAAGTTGAATCATGCAACCGGCATAAGAGATGGTCTTTTCTGGGCCCCAGAGATTGACCAGCAACTGAGGGATGGAGCTGGTGGTGTAGCAGAGATCCAGAAAAGAGAGGTTtgagaggaagaagtacatgggagtGTGGAGGCTGGCGTCCAGGCATGACAAGACAATGATAAACAGGTTGCCTATCAATGTCACCAAGTAGAACATCAAGATAAGCACAAAGAGAACTACTTCCAGATGAGGCCAATGTGAAAAACCCAGTAGAATAAAGTAGCCTTCAGAACTTGCATTTTTCCCCATCATCATTCATTTTTTCCAGTACCTGAAGAAAGAACCATAAACTCAAAGGCTGATAACTCAAAGGTTGTTCAACACTGGTCAGTAGTGTGGGGAAAACCTATGCCATTTCCAAAATGCTCTTGtttcagtaacatttttatagttttgtttttatttttcattcacataTTTCTTCCTGTTGTAGATAAAATCAATAACTTCTGAAGTGAATGAGTTCTTtttatgaatcactaaatttctATTggataaataaagattaaagattaaGTTCCATAGCCAGGAAGACAATCTTcatgaaaaataatctttttaacaaaaaaacctgtcaatttattcctcttttatgtattttcaggCCATCTCCAATTTTGTGGTTACAAAGAAAGGAATATCTCTACTCTTAATAATCTTACATATAAATGAGAGCCTACCATGAGATGAAAAACAACTGAGTAccaactttaaaatgttaatatttggtgaaaaaaataaatttcaattgcATTATGattacaggaagaagaaaatattcttattcatttatgtatgctAACGACTTATTtttagacaaaaaagaaatagcatcAACTGGAAGTATAAACAAAGGCTCATGTGTTCACACATACATCCCAAAATGAGTATTCACACTATGAGCTAAACTAAAGGTCTTAATACTAATTGAGACATGAAATAAGGAGGATTCAGTGATGGAATACTTCCAACCATAAATGAGACTAGAACTAACTTTGAAAGATCAAAATGAAATTACAGAATTGAAGAAAATTGCagaggaagcaaaaggaaaagggaaggtgtTTAGAGCAGGAAGCTGGACAGGAACCTGTGGTTCTTGGGACTAAATGTGAATCCCAGGCTGTGAGGCTTGGGCAAGAGCTGGAAAGACAGTTTCCACAAAATTTCACATGCTTTAGGACAGCACCTAAGACATTTGAATTCTAAgtcataatttataattattccacatttttatgttttctacaaTTTCAAATTGAACTTCTGAATAGAAAACTCACTGATTTTTAATAGGCAAAGACATGTGAATATTGCATAAAATCCAGTTGTAAGTTTCTTTTATACTTGATCTTttgtgcttgtttatttttgtgaaaaataaagtttaggaACTCCAATGTGTATTAATAATTTGGTTTTcgtttgcttgttttctcttgtgTGTTACCAATCTTTCATAGAAAATACTAACACTTTGTAATTGTTGCTAAAAGATATAGTAACCCACATTTACATATTCCCAAATAGCTTTGCCCCAACACATCTCCCCTCACCCTCTGACAGAAGACAGCAATCACAAATTCAGGCAGAACAGACCCACATACAGTCTTTAGAAGGACTTTAACTAGctcaaatattataatattagcattttaaaaagatgtaaggGATGTCTAATTGGTCAAATTACAGCTGGAGAGACAGGAACATTTAATGTGGCCCCAAATTATTAAGATCGATTCACAAATATATCTAtacaccattttatattatttgtaatgTAAGTGTCATTAACCTCATGAGGGATGGTGGAAATTTTCCAAGggattttttccttattttcctaaaatgagaGGCAATAcaccacaaaatattttaactcaAATGTTGTGGGTATTTCCTCTGAGGTAGTCAAAACTGTCTTGCCTTACAAAGAAAGCTGTCTGAATTCCTTTGtacattaattaaaagaaagcagcAGTTGTGTAACATTTAACTGCAATACCAGCCATTGTTTAGCATTCTCCTAGAAGTGAAAAGGAATAAGAGATAAGGGACAAACTATCCAGAattcataaaaagagaaatttagagaTTTATGTCTTGATTTTCTTctaagaggaaaagagggaatgaAGGCCCTATAAAGGTAACTTTAGAATTGTGGaataaaatatcttctattctTTGAAGTCAAACAtcatggggaaaatgggtggCTTAGCGCTCTCTTTTAACCCCAGTGTCACTAACAGACATTCTCCTAATTCCTTTCATGTCTGTGTCTTTGAACTAAACCTAGCTCTTATCCAGGGCTCTCTCAGCTTTTCCATACTGACCTTCATATatttgtccctctccccactgTTCTCTTCATGCTCTATGCTTTACCATTTACAAAGCAATCAAGCTCTCTGGATATCATGCAACCTGAGACTATCGACCTAACTGCCTTCCTGTACCAACTGTGCTAATGTTCAAAATCTAACCATGGAAAgcagaatctaaaacaaactGTGGCTATCATTGTCACAGAAAAGAAAGGCTGAGCTTGTCAAGAAGATGTGCTTTGAGCAGAATGCAAGAATTCTTTAGGGCATTTAAGGTATCAGGGGATGGAACGCTTATCCCAGAGCAAATAGGGcctttaaggaaacaaaaagaataatgtgACTTTCTTTCCTTGACTGGGACTATGGGGAAGACAAATCCCATAATTGCAATTAATACCCTTCAAGGAACTGTCCAGGTTAGAGCAGTGTAatattcacaagaaaaaaactcttCACAGAAATTCCTTCAACATGATGTTGTCCTTGTACTGGGACACCACAGAACTTATTACCAACCAGTGGGGTAAAGTTATTTTGAATTGTATTGTCAATGAAAGGAATGGGTTCTGCTAATTCACCTGAtttttcccctgccccccatggCGGTAAAGCCCAAATTTGTGGGACTACTGGTTAGAAGTAGGGGAGATTCAGGAGCCATGAAACAGAAAAGATGTAATACATTAAAACTCACCTTTTCGTTATTAACCTGGTGCTTTTTGAGAGTAGAACTACACCTTTTATGCTTTCCTGATTGTCTTATAGAATCAATTACAAGTTTATGCctaaaaaagtttagaaaatctATGTAAGAGTATTTACAGCCCTAACTCCACTCCTTCCCTCAGCTTAGTAGACAGCTGCCATATCTATTCTGACTCCAACAGAATTCTGGTATTTCATTCTCTGGAGAGGTCTCTAAACTGCAGGTTGCTAGCCACATACCTTAATTAAACCCTAAACCTAGcactaaccctaacccaaaaCCATAATTCCTAATCCCTAATTAAAATCCTAACCCAAACCTAATCCCTAGAGAGGTGTTTGATCTACAGGATACCAGGCACATAATATAACTCTGGGGTTAACACTAACACCTTCCCTAAACCTAGCCCTAAACCTTACCCTAATCCTAGATATGAGGGggtaaaatgtggtatatatagatacaatggaatattactcaaccacaaaaagaatgaaacctggccatttgcaatggatggagctaaagtattatgctgagtgaagtaagtttattaaagaacaacaaataccatatgatttcacacatatgtggaatttaataaacaaaaccaacaagcaatgggagaaaaaagagagaggcaaatgaagaaacagactcttaactatagagaacaaactgagggttatcagagggaaggtgggtggggaattggttaaatgggtgatggggattaaggagggcactttttgtgatgagcacctggtgttggacagaagtgttgaatcactagctgctacacctgaaactaatattacactgtatgttaactggaatttaaataaaactttcaaaattgaaaataatccaaatatctCCAAACCTTTTATATTGAACATTAAAGTGATCTctaccaattttgtttattatctCAAAAATCTTCCATTAACAACATTCCTTGTCTTCCCATTAAAATCCCTCTGTCAGGAAGGGATTTTTGTTTCCTAATAACTAATCACACTGCTAATGCTATGGCCTGTTTTCTGTATTGCATGCCGATTCATCTGAGTCTAGCAAGAGTCAcagatattcatttatttttattttttattaaatataacttattgtcaaattggtttccttacagcacccagtgctcattccaacaggtgccctcctcaatgcccatcacccactttcccctctccccgcccccatcaaccctcagtttgttctcagtatttaagagtcccttattgtttgcctccttccctctctgtaacacccgcaccacccccaccccgttcctctcccccatggtcttctgttaagtttctcgggatccacatatgagtgaaaacatggtatctgtctttctctgcctgacttatttcacttagcataatactctccacttccatccatgttgctacaaatggccagatttcattctttctcattgccaagtagtttccattgtatgtataaaccacatcttctttatccgttcgtcaattgatggaaatttaggcccattccataatttggctattgttgaaagtgctgctatagacctcagccgtagcaatctcttactcaacacatccccaaaggcaagggaattaaaagcaaaagtgaattactgggatcttatgaagataaaaagcttctgcacagcaaaggaaacaaccaacaaaactaaaaggcaaccaacggaatgggaaaagatatttgcaaatgacatatcggacaaagggctagtatccaaaatctataaagagctcaccaaactccacacccgaaaaacaaataacccagtgaagaaatgggcagaaaacatgaatagacacttctctaagaagacatctggatggccaacaggcacatgaaaagatgttcaacgtcgctccttatcagggaaatacaaatcaaaaccacactcagatatcacctcactccagtcagagtggccaaaatgaacaaatcaggagactctagatgctggagaggatgtggagaaacgggagccctcttgcactgttggtgggaatgcaaactggtgcagccactctggaaaacagtgtggaagttcctcaatgcacttgtaccccaatgtttatagcagcactctcaacaatagccaaattatggaaagagcctaaatgtccatcaactgatgaatggataaagaaattgtggtttatatacacaatggaatactacgtggcaatgagaaaaaatgaaatatggccttttgtagcaacgtgggtggaactggagagtgtgatgcaaagtgaaataagccatacagagaaagacagataccatacggtttcactcttatgtggatcctgagaaacttaacagaaacccatgggggaggggaaggaaaaaaaaagaggttagagtgggagagagccaaagcataagagactgttaaaaactgagaacaaactgagggttgatggggggtgggagggaggggagggtgggtgatgggtattgaggagggcaccttttgggatgagcactgggtgttgtatggaaaccaatctgacaataaatttcatatattaaaaaaaaaagaagaaagtgctgctataaacattggggtacaagagcCCCTATGCATctgcactcctgtatcccttgggtaaattcctaaaagTTTTAAGTTTGTATCTCCCTTATTCCCTCCAAACTCTAGCAGTGCTGTGGTTCTACAATGAGCCAAATTTATATCACTTGTCTTTCACATTTGAACTCTGTCTGTGAACATTTGGCTTTATACACTGGCTTCCAATTCTACACTGGTTCTTCGTGCCCTCCCTAATAAAGACAGCAAACACTTCTAGTGCACTTAATAGGAGTTaggctattttaaattaaaaaaattttttttaatgtttatttacttttgagacagagacagagcatgaatgggggagggtcagagagagagggagacacagaatctgaagcaggcttcaggctctgagctgtcagcacagagcccgatgcggggctcgaacccacggactgtgagatcatgacctaagctgaagtcggacgcttaaccgactgaaccacccaggtgccccggagttagactattttaaacactttacatatattgacCTTTTTGATTACCACTGTTACCCTACAAGGAAGGCTAGTCTAATTATCAACTTCTcgagatgaggaaattgaggttcagagaactTAAGTCACTCATCCACTACCACAATGTGAGCATGGGAGGCAGCATTTAAAACCAAGTATGCTGGCCCCAAAGTTAGAACTCTTTGTCGCTTTGATGTAATATTAAAGTTCAGCCGCACACATTTTGCAAATATATGTGAGAGATAAACCACTGCCATACAAAGCCATGTTCCATTAACCTAAACCATTAGAGTATCTTGtgattttatagagaaaatatgTTATATTCTGTTTGTATAAGGATAGGAAAGTGCAATATATTTTGTTATGTATGTTACATTAAGATTACACAATATTAATCTCAAATTTTATTAtagaatttaatcatttttaaaaatattttaaaacttccaaactcattctatgaggccatgATCACCTTgattcaaaaccagacaaagaccccactaaaaagaattacagaccaatatctctgatgaacatcaatgcacaaattctcaacaagatactagcaaaccatttccaacaatacatgaaaacaattattcaccattatcaatggtatttattcctgggctgcagggatgtttcaatatttacaaaggaattaacgtgacacatcacattaataaaataaaggttaagaactacatgatcctctcaatagatgcagaaaaagatttgacaaaatacagcatcctttatgaataaaaaccttcaagaaagtggggatagaaggaacataccacaacatgataaaggtcatatacaaaagacccacatcTGATATCATTCTCAGTGGgaaaaatctgagagctttccccctcaggccaggaacacaacaaggatatccactctcaccacttttattcaacatactactggaagtcttggcctcagcaatcagacaacaacaacgAAAgtaataaaagccatccaaatccaGCAAGGATGAAGTCAAACCTTCACCCTTTGCAGATCACGTGATACTCCAcctagaaaacctgaaagactccaccaaaacctgCTTTAATGGATACATGAAtacagcaaagtagcaggatataaaatcaacatagagAAATCAGTTCTATTTCTataagcagtagaaagagaaataaaggaattgatccatttaaaattacaccagataaggggtgcctcagtggctcagtcagttaagcatctgatatttggttttgg
This window contains:
- the LOC123609657 gene encoding olfactory receptor 2J3-like, which translates into the protein MMMGKNASSEGYFILLGFSHWPHLEVVLFVLILMFYLVTLIGNLFIIVLSCLDASLHTPMYFFLSNLSFLDLCYTTSSIPQLLVNLWGPEKTISYAGCMIQLYFVLALGTTECVLLVVMSYDRYAAVCRPLHYTVLMNPRFCHLLAVASWVSGFFASALHSSFTFWVPLCGHHQVDHFFCEVPAVLRLSCVDTRANELTLLIMSSIFVLIPLILILSSYVAIALAVFRMQSSVKLQRVLGTCGSHLMVVSLFFIPIMCIYLQPPSGSSQDQGKFIALFYTVVTPSLNPLIYTLRNKDVRGAVRRLVGWEWDL